The sequence CATATTTTGtcatattttttacttttttaataaaataatgctTCTTTTATTAACAATTTAACATTCACTTTTAGATATTTTaacttaaattaaataaaataattcttaGNNNNNNNNNNNNNNNNNNNNNNNNNNNNNNNNNNNNNNNNNNNNNNNNNNNNNNNNNNNNNNNNNNNNNNNNNNNNNNNNNNNNNNNNNNNNNNNNNNNNNNNNNNNNNNNNNNNNNNNNNNNNNNNNNNNNNNNNNNNNNNNNNNNNNNNNNNNNNNNNNNNNNNNNNNNNNNNNNNNNNNNNNNNNNNNNNNNNNNNNNNNNNNNNNNNNNNNNNNNNNNNNNNNNNNNNNNNNNNNNNNNNNNNNNNNNNNNNNNNNNNNNNNNNNNNNNNNNNNNNNNNNNNNNNNNNNNNNNNNNNNNNNNNNNNNNNNNNNNNNNNNNNNNNNNNNNNNNNNNNNNNNNNNNNNNNNNNNNNNNNNNNNNNNNNNNNNNNNNNNNNNNNNNNNNNNNNNNNNNNNNNNNNNNNNNNNNNNNNNNNNNNNNNNNNNNNNNNNNNNNNNNNNNNNNNNNNNNNNNNNNNNNNNNNNNNNNNNNNNNNTAGACAGAGAACTATTATGTCTAACAGAGAAAAATGTCagggattgatctgtgtattaatttttttgagGGATTAAAACGTCcacttttaaaatctttgggggCACTGATATGGGTAATTACTCTGTCGAAAAATAAACTACGAACTGATTTGTCTGCCGAAGTAAAACTTAGGGATtgagtattaatttttcttggggactaaaatgtccactTATAAAATTCTTGGAGACCGATTTGGATAATTATTCTAAAAATTTTGTATTATGTGAGCGTTCTATTAACATTCACTTTTAGATATTTTAACTTAAATACCACCTTTTATAATTCCATCTGAAACATGATTAAATGCACAAATTGAAAAGCTATTGTTGCTTGAGAGTAAAGCTAAAGAAATATACAGAATACTACATTCGTTTTAAAGTAATGGCCATTTTTCCTTTTTTGATACGTAATTAATCTATTTTGCATATAAGGACATTGATGttttaatgtataaaaaattaaaataataatcgTTTTAAAAAGGtgaaatatattatataataatgttTGAGAAATGAAATTAATGAATGAAGGAGATGGCATGTAAAAATGTTAATTAATGTATGCAGGTAGCACTTGCATCAGGGGAAGGAAAATACATTGAGAAAGTGAGAAAGGGTCAATTAGGGTTGAAGCTTCCAAATGTGAAGTGTGTTGATGCAAAGGGTTTGCCCCTCAAAACAGATAAACTTCACCTTACTACAGTCTCTCAAGTTCACTTAGGAATGCGTTTGGCTCATGCCTATATTGCTTCCAccactcatcatcatcatcaatttatTAATCACTCACTCACAAGTTATGTAGCTAGTTAATTAAATCAGGAATTTCGGATAAGAGTAAAGTATATATTTTTGATATACAAAACTTTTGTTCATTTTTTTAAGTTCTCAATCAAGGGCCAATTTCTACATCTTTAAGGAAATATTTCGGGAAGCAACCATTGAATAAGAAACTAACTACTGATTATTTACAGGCCACAGAACTATCTTTTCTTTCTCAGTTATGAAGAATGTTAGAAGAACAATACCTCAAAAGATTGTCTaatcaaacaaaaattttaattaagcACACTATGCAAGGAAGATAAGAAGGGGAGGTTTCAATTAATATGAATCCAACAAGAACACATCAAATATATGTTATATAACAAATTGTTCCAACAACAAATTAAACCCAATATCATTTGGGTATGTACATTATTCCAATCAAAGGGGTCTTTTACAAAGCAAAAGGTTACATTCCACAGATTTATCCAGTTACCAGCACATACGCCATTAATTGCACCTGAAACAAACAACAGCAAAAGATCAGTCTCGAATACTATTATACCATTCAAGGAAATATCAAGCACAGAAACAATAACATGAGCACATAAATTGGGCAATTCCTTAAAGAAATAGCCTTTACTAGTGATGAACAAAATTATGAATCCACAATGCTCAACAAAGGTAAATTTTAACAAGCCAATTGTTAAATAAACTCAAAACCAACAACAGGGAAGAAAGAAGAGACCTTTGAAGAGGGATTTTAGTTGTAGTAGAGCTCGAGGCCCATGCCGTCGTGGATCTCGTAATCTTTGAGGGTGATATGATCCTTGTAGATGGTGTACCACTTCTGGATGCGAATCTTGTCGGCCCTCGTTCCTGTCTGAGCTGCAACCAGCTTCTTCAGGTCTCCGATGGTGTCGTCATCGTTGCATTTCACGCGGACCTTCTTCCCCAATCGATCGTTCAGAACCACCTCGATCATCTTCTCTTCTTGGTTCGTTCCCTGAAACTCACAGAAATTATAACACTGCTACTGTAATTAATAAAGAAtcagaataaaaaattataacataaACACATAAATCACAGAATCCACACAAAGATTTAATCGCGTAAATCATAGAAATCAGAATCAGCAtgagaaatataaattataattaacctAACTCCAGACATTAGAACAAATGCTTCAAAATCAAAGGGCTGACTTACCCGACAGAGAATAGGGGCAGACCAGCAAAGACCGGCGAAGACGCTCTGACGAGACCGTGCGAGGAATTTTGTCACTGAGGGCTAGGGTGAGCGTTCGCGCGTTCGTGAATCGTGAGAGGAAAGGCTGAGGGTTTGAGGGTGCAGAGTCTGAAGCTTTTGAATTTTGTCACTGATGGAGAGGGTTAACTCAATCTCATATATCTTATATAGAggtgtgcatgggccgggtgaaaccgggtttgatgtgatccAGATCCGGCCCGAAATATATATCGGGCCTATTTATTAGACTCGAACCCGATCCTAGGTCCGATGAaatctatacactttcgggcgacgattataccgggtaaaaatcgggtgaaaatcGGGCCATTAACactacattaccttgataccttcttataagctagcatgtgaaaatatccaaatttccaatacttcaaccattatttaacatggtaaaattcacttagaaaaatataacaagaaccaactcttctctaaaattaaagcataaccataatcaatactaatattgtctaataataccaaatatttaaatcaatataaataacacaatagtatgcattagtctaaaatcttatgcattttaaacataaaacattaacttatagtcttataataactaataacacaaaatattaaggtttacaatacttaaattccacataagaatagtcatcatccatcactaataacacaaaatattaattgtatcTGATGACTGGACCACCGGGCTGACTTCGGGTAACCCGAGTCATGgctcggacccgacccgaaataatgaccgggtctatttttgagacccttatccgACCCTAGACCcagtgaaatcacaccaaaatagccTCTAAAATGTTCGGGACCGGGTCGGATCTTCGGGTCGggtcgggccatgcacacccctaatctTATATATACTAGTGCAGCTGACACGCAAATAATAAAAGATACGAAGCTTATTTCATATTGGATCCtctccaataaaaaaaataaattaaatagtNNNNNNNNNNNNNNNNNNNNNNNNNNNNNNNNNNNNNNNNNNNNNNNNNNNNNNNNNNNNNNNNNNNNNNNNNNNNNNNNNNNNNNNNNNNNNNNNNNNNNNNNNNNNNNNNNNNNNNNNNNNNNNNNNNNNNNNNNNNNNNNNNNNNNNNNNNNNNNNNNNNNNNNNNNNNNNNNNNNNNNNNNNNNNNNNTCCTTCCATCGTACGAATGTGAAACTTTTTCGTTCTAATTTATTTAATCATTcagatttaatataaaaaatattaacggTCAAAATTGAAGTGGAAAGTATATTGTAGATGTGCAGTTTGAGTGGTTTACAGGTAGGGATGGCAAAATTTCCCGAGACGCGGGGATCCCTGCAGGGACTGCCCcgaatggggatccgattgtggGGAATTTTCTCCGCGGGGATGGGaatgggggacaaaattcccccgaagcaggcgtggggacccgagcggggatccccgccccgtccccgctataccccgaaatttatgaattccttaaattatccttaatagtttatttctcatatatgttttttagtcatttctcacacacacatatatagaaactcaaaactcctaatctttatttgcataacccttctttaattcagagatccctaaggctgtccatactccatctaacctctctgcagccaccccctcgtcacccttctcaccgaatcgtcacacctcaccgtgccatcacccttatcgcgtcgtaatttctatttgcggcgttcTTTTTCATAACTCTGCCGTCGTatccattctcctctctgttgccACGTCTCTTACCTCGTCCACTACTTTGTCCTTTGACTCGTCGTTGCGTCCCCCTATTACGTTATTTCGGAGAAGTCACCATCGtatcatttagactttttgtataaaatcttgcagtttttgtataagatagatacttgcagctctattcatatggaaattaataattagttagaactattatgtagatgAAGAATGGGGTCCCCGCGGAGAATGGGGCCCCGTGGagaatggggatggggagcaatattcccCCACGGCGGGAAATGGGAcggggatggggagcaaatctgagggcgggaatggggagcagggaggcatcccccgcccccgccctgccccattgacatccctattTACAGGTGGTTTTCAATTGGTATTTTCCTTATCCAATTCTTTTCCTAAAAGATAGGAAGCGGTT is a genomic window of Arachis ipaensis cultivar K30076 chromosome B06, Araip1.1, whole genome shotgun sequence containing:
- the LOC107605631 gene encoding ubiquitin-like protein 5 yields the protein MIEVVLNDRLGKKVRVKCNDDDTIGDLKKLVAAQTGTRADKIRIQKWYTIYKDHITLKDYEIHDGMGLELYYN